A stretch of Anaeromyxobacter dehalogenans 2CP-1 DNA encodes these proteins:
- a CDS encoding class I fructose-bisphosphate aldolase, which translates to MPEHTTERVKQILSWYGSDNPGTLANLHRMLMHGKLGGTGKMVILPVDQGFEHGPARSFAKNPDGYDPDYHFQLAIDAGCNAYAAPLGFIEAGAAKFAGQIPLILKLNNSDSLSKTGGAPCSAVTASVKEAVRLGCSAVGFTIYPASDARNTQLEELREITQEAKSMGLAVVVWSYPRGSGVSKDGETAVDISAYAAQIAAQMGAHVIKVKPPKDLVELDAAKKVYEEQKIPTKTLAERVRHVVQSAFNGKRIVIFSGGEAKGTDAVLEEIRGLKEGGAFGSIMGRNAFQRPKAEALKLLSEVMKIYAS; encoded by the coding sequence ATGCCCGAGCACACGACCGAGCGCGTGAAGCAGATCCTGTCCTGGTACGGATCGGACAACCCCGGGACGCTCGCGAACCTGCACCGCATGCTCATGCACGGGAAGCTGGGCGGCACCGGCAAGATGGTGATCCTCCCGGTGGACCAGGGCTTCGAGCACGGACCGGCGCGGTCGTTCGCGAAGAACCCCGACGGCTACGATCCCGACTACCACTTCCAGCTCGCGATCGACGCGGGCTGCAACGCCTACGCGGCGCCGCTCGGCTTCATCGAGGCGGGCGCGGCGAAGTTCGCGGGCCAGATCCCGCTCATCCTCAAGCTGAACAACTCCGACTCGCTCTCGAAGACGGGCGGCGCGCCCTGCTCGGCGGTGACGGCGTCGGTGAAGGAGGCCGTCCGCCTGGGCTGCTCCGCGGTCGGCTTCACCATCTACCCGGCCTCCGACGCGCGGAACACGCAGCTCGAGGAGCTCCGCGAGATCACCCAGGAGGCGAAGTCGATGGGCCTCGCGGTGGTGGTGTGGAGCTACCCGCGCGGCTCCGGCGTCTCCAAGGACGGCGAGACCGCGGTGGACATCAGCGCGTACGCCGCGCAGATCGCCGCGCAGATGGGCGCCCACGTCATCAAGGTGAAGCCGCCCAAGGACCTGGTCGAGCTGGACGCGGCGAAGAAGGTCTACGAGGAGCAGAAGATCCCGACGAAGACCCTGGCCGAGCGCGTGCGCCACGTGGTGCAGAGCGCGTTCAACGGCAAGCGCATCGTCATCTTCTCCGGCGGCGAGGCGAAGGGCACCGACGCGGTGCTCGAGGAGATCCGCGGCCTGAAGGAGGGCGGCGCGTTCGGCTCGATCATGGGCCGCAACGCGTTCCAGCGCCCGAAGGCCGAGGCGCTGAAGCTGCTGTCCGAGGTGATGAAGATCTACGCCAGCTAG
- a CDS encoding DUF507 family protein, protein MRLYPKVIPTIAREVVQTLMQDGDVEVETLRIADAEMDMAAIMKEYLAAEERVNAATREALERRGYDHSRFNQVKREMADVRGFKMGDEGIEYVIGQMIEFLLISRNVEEVFSEDHVLRKKVFNIFKKHLDVDEEIDREARARLKHLQEGTAAWDIEYQKTVELLRRSRGLI, encoded by the coding sequence ATGCGGCTTTACCCGAAGGTCATCCCGACGATCGCCCGCGAGGTCGTACAGACCCTCATGCAGGACGGCGACGTGGAGGTGGAGACCCTGCGCATCGCCGACGCCGAGATGGACATGGCGGCGATCATGAAGGAGTACCTCGCCGCGGAGGAGCGGGTGAACGCCGCCACGCGCGAGGCGCTGGAGCGCCGCGGCTACGATCACTCGCGGTTCAACCAGGTGAAGCGCGAGATGGCGGACGTCCGCGGCTTCAAGATGGGCGACGAGGGGATCGAGTACGTCATCGGTCAGATGATCGAGTTCCTGCTCATCTCCCGCAACGTGGAGGAGGTCTTCTCCGAGGATCACGTCCTCCGCAAGAAGGTCTTCAACATCTTCAAGAAGCACCTCGACGTGGACGAGGAGATCGACCGCGAGGCGCGCGCCCGGCTGAAGCACCTGCAGGAGGGCACCGCCGCCTGGGACATCGAGTACCAGAAGACGGTCGAGCTGCTCCGGCGCTCGCGCGGGCTCATCTAG
- a CDS encoding DUF3108 domain-containing protein translates to MTSAALLVLALLAPSAAPAAPACGPPPLAAGARPWGPGETLTFDLDLLGMVRTGTLQLSVERPMSRGRVIPLRARARTDASLAALKNVTAVGFSWIDADTLLPERYRDEALENGVRKVSDTRLAPPAGEVVVAYRYGDREGKTSYPRQGPVLDALSAVYLLRAARLAPGEAFCFELVANRRFWRLEGTVARKIEPVDTPAGRFQTLRVDAVARRADDPAARARPLHLWFSNDGRRLLVAAVSEIDLGPVRAMLASVRGARAP, encoded by the coding sequence ATGACCTCCGCCGCGCTGCTCGTGCTCGCCCTGCTCGCCCCATCCGCCGCTCCGGCCGCCCCGGCCTGCGGCCCGCCGCCGCTCGCCGCCGGCGCCCGCCCCTGGGGCCCCGGCGAGACGCTCACCTTCGATCTCGACCTGCTCGGCATGGTGCGCACCGGCACGCTCCAGCTCTCGGTGGAGCGCCCCATGTCCCGCGGGCGCGTCATCCCGCTGCGCGCCCGCGCGCGCACCGACGCCTCCCTCGCCGCGCTCAAGAACGTCACCGCGGTGGGGTTCTCCTGGATCGACGCGGACACGCTCCTGCCCGAGCGGTACCGCGACGAGGCGCTGGAGAACGGCGTCCGCAAGGTGAGCGACACCCGGCTCGCGCCGCCGGCCGGCGAGGTGGTGGTCGCATACCGCTACGGCGACCGCGAGGGGAAGACGTCGTACCCGCGCCAGGGCCCGGTGCTGGACGCGCTCTCGGCGGTCTACCTGCTGCGCGCCGCGCGCCTCGCGCCAGGGGAGGCGTTCTGCTTCGAGCTGGTGGCGAACCGGCGCTTCTGGCGGCTGGAGGGGACGGTCGCGCGGAAGATCGAGCCGGTGGACACGCCCGCCGGCCGGTTCCAGACGCTGCGCGTGGACGCGGTGGCGCGCCGCGCCGACGACCCGGCGGCGCGGGCGCGCCCGCTGCACCTGTGGTTCTCGAACGACGGGCGCCGCCTGCTGGTCGCGGCGGTGAGCGAGATCGACCTGGGGCCGGTGCGCGCGATGCTGGCGAGCGTGCGCGGCGCGCGCGCGCCCTGA
- a CDS encoding DUF4091 domain-containing protein: MAAPAILLALLALARPGPVPRAAPEALEWAVASGLDKLRPTDPLPPGRAVDLVAAQGECESAQVAVRPRGVPVALAAEAAPLAPDERRRGRRIPVALYRVATVRLARPSGPDGAAGEWPDPLVPARDPWFREARRAFPVEVPTGRLQAIWVEVCVPADAAPGGYAGVVRLSDGGRRAAAVPVRLRVWPFAIPRTGTFAAPFGLSTRLGTRALGVPDDPEVARALAAAALRHRVTPYTLSADPPDGTCTAARCALDWTRYDAEVGPVLDGTLVPGVRGAFAEVRIAGRVWNGPEADLAATLRAWRTHFEARGWADRLWLYTLDEPRPDQVTELARRARLARAAGIRVFATTLPQPALDGLVDAYAPVLNALPDGRAPPRVAFSYASCMSHGCAELPGEGPLHAEMRRTFTGWPGYEVDRPGAAARAVAWLGWRRGLSGELYYDMLQAWRGDPWTDVRAFAGNGDGTLLYPGRPAMLGGTRPFPVESIRLKIVRDALEDVELLRLASAAGLGGLAATTAEALVPSARGWERDPARWLAARRRLGDALARRLAAR, encoded by the coding sequence GTGGCCGCTCCCGCGATCCTGCTCGCCCTGCTCGCGCTCGCCCGCCCCGGCCCGGTCCCTCGGGCCGCGCCGGAGGCGCTCGAGTGGGCGGTGGCGAGCGGCCTCGACAAGCTCAGGCCCACCGATCCGCTCCCGCCCGGCCGCGCGGTGGACCTGGTCGCGGCGCAGGGCGAGTGCGAGTCGGCGCAGGTCGCGGTGCGGCCCCGCGGCGTCCCTGTGGCGCTCGCGGCCGAGGCCGCGCCGCTCGCCCCGGACGAGCGCCGGCGCGGGCGCCGGATCCCGGTCGCGCTCTACCGCGTGGCGACGGTGCGCCTGGCGCGGCCGAGCGGGCCGGACGGCGCCGCCGGCGAGTGGCCGGACCCGCTCGTCCCGGCGCGCGACCCCTGGTTCCGCGAGGCGCGGCGCGCGTTCCCGGTGGAGGTCCCGACCGGCCGGCTCCAGGCGATCTGGGTGGAGGTCTGCGTGCCGGCGGACGCCGCGCCCGGCGGCTACGCGGGCGTGGTGCGGCTCTCGGACGGCGGACGGCGCGCGGCCGCCGTCCCGGTCCGGCTGCGGGTGTGGCCGTTCGCGATCCCGCGCACCGGCACGTTCGCCGCGCCGTTCGGCCTCTCCACCCGGCTCGGCACCCGCGCGCTCGGCGTCCCCGACGATCCCGAGGTGGCCCGCGCGCTCGCCGCGGCGGCGCTGCGGCACCGGGTGACGCCGTACACGCTGTCGGCCGATCCGCCCGACGGCACCTGCACGGCGGCGCGCTGCGCGCTCGACTGGACGCGCTACGACGCCGAGGTCGGGCCGGTGCTGGACGGGACGCTCGTGCCGGGCGTGCGCGGCGCGTTCGCCGAGGTGCGCATCGCCGGACGCGTCTGGAACGGGCCGGAGGCGGACCTCGCCGCCACGCTGCGCGCGTGGCGGACGCACTTCGAGGCGCGCGGATGGGCGGACCGGCTCTGGCTGTACACGCTCGACGAGCCGCGGCCGGACCAGGTCACCGAGCTGGCGCGCCGCGCCCGCCTCGCCCGCGCCGCGGGCATCCGCGTGTTCGCCACCACGCTCCCGCAGCCCGCGCTGGACGGGCTGGTCGACGCCTACGCGCCGGTGCTGAACGCGCTGCCGGACGGGCGCGCGCCGCCGCGCGTGGCCTTCTCCTACGCGTCCTGCATGTCGCACGGGTGCGCGGAGCTGCCCGGGGAAGGCCCGCTCCACGCCGAGATGCGCCGCACGTTCACCGGCTGGCCGGGCTACGAGGTGGACCGGCCGGGCGCGGCCGCGCGCGCGGTGGCCTGGCTGGGCTGGCGGCGCGGCCTCTCCGGCGAGCTCTACTACGATATGCTCCAGGCCTGGCGAGGCGACCCATGGACCGACGTGCGCGCGTTCGCGGGGAATGGCGACGGGACGCTGCTCTACCCGGGGCGGCCGGCCATGCTCGGGGGGACGCGCCCGTTCCCGGTCGAGTCCATCCGGCTCAAGATCGTGCGCGACGCGCTGGAGGACGTGGAGCTGCTGCGGCTCGCGTCCGCCGCGGGCCTCGGCGGCCTCGCCGCGACGACGGCGGAGGCGCTGGTGCCCTCGGCCCGCGGGTGGGAGCGCGACCCGGCCCGCTGGCTCGCGGCGCGCCGGCGGCTGGGGGACGCGCTCGCCCGGCGGCTGGCGGCGCGCTGA
- a CDS encoding DUF3108 domain-containing protein yields the protein MTKTWTLALAALLAAVPASRADAFAPGEETVFSVRYLNLPTGEGRIVVGQPEGDVWPVIFQAKTEGVAGFIDIREHLVSYWDSTARMSRGSDLKAYEVGDYHVDSARFDRANGQATVVVQRKGKRKEKTFPIPVDAHDLTGAFMWIRLQPLTVGHRYELPVVSGSKQFTLVAEVIGQERVETPAGTFPTLKVKVRTALEGKFSTSRDSYMWLSDDPRHILVRASADFAVGSIVATLKSYRPGGEVATVR from the coding sequence ATGACCAAGACCTGGACGCTCGCCCTCGCCGCACTGCTCGCCGCGGTCCCCGCCTCGCGCGCCGACGCCTTCGCGCCGGGCGAGGAGACGGTGTTCAGCGTCCGGTACCTCAACCTCCCCACGGGCGAGGGCCGCATCGTGGTCGGCCAGCCGGAGGGTGACGTCTGGCCGGTGATCTTCCAGGCCAAGACCGAGGGCGTGGCGGGCTTCATCGACATCCGCGAGCACCTGGTCTCGTACTGGGACTCGACCGCGCGGATGAGCCGCGGCTCCGACCTGAAGGCCTACGAGGTCGGCGACTACCACGTGGACTCGGCGCGCTTCGACCGGGCGAACGGGCAGGCGACCGTGGTCGTGCAGCGGAAGGGGAAGCGCAAGGAGAAGACGTTCCCCATCCCGGTCGACGCGCACGACCTGACCGGCGCGTTCATGTGGATCCGGCTGCAGCCGCTCACGGTCGGGCACCGCTACGAGCTGCCCGTGGTCTCCGGCTCGAAGCAGTTCACCCTCGTGGCCGAGGTGATCGGCCAGGAGCGGGTCGAGACGCCGGCCGGGACGTTCCCGACCCTGAAGGTGAAGGTCCGCACCGCGCTCGAGGGGAAGTTCTCGACCAGCCGCGACTCGTACATGTGGCTGTCCGACGATCCGCGCCACATCCTGGTCCGCGCCTCCGCCGACTTCGCGGTGGGCAGCATCGTCGCGACGCTGAAGAGCTACCGGCCCGGCGGCGAGGTCGCGACGGTCCGCTGA